The following is a genomic window from Pecten maximus chromosome 19, xPecMax1.1, whole genome shotgun sequence.
TcatgaatatatattacaagAACATTGATTTGTTTATGGTTCTAGTGAGTTTAAATTTATTTCCTTACCTTGCAGATTGTGGTTGGTCAGTCTCGCGCTAAGTCACCATTTGCCAAGTCTGTTAAAGCATTTGATGCATTCTACACACTACGTAGCTTAGAGGATTCAATGATTGACAGATTTATGAAAAAGTCGCTGACCTTTATGTTTGTCCGAGACCCATATAGCCGTCTCTTTTCGGCGTACGTTGACAAACTTGTGTCACCGAACTGTGATTACTGGAAAGGAACAGGTGCGTTTGGAATACGGTTATTTCGGAATAACGCTAAGGAAGTTGATAAGAAATGTGGCCATGATATAACATTTCGTGAGTTTGTGAAAACAGTCATTTATTTTGAGGAACATGAACCGTTTTCGAAAAGAAATGTCCATTTCACCCCGACATTCGAACATTGTGATCCATGTCGCTATCAATGGCATTTGATAGGGAAGTTGGAAACTTTCACTTCAGATGTGTTCCATATTCTAGATCGTATGTCTAGAGCGGATATAAAGCGGTCACTTGAGATAAACTTTAAAGCACAGTATTTACACTACACAATACGAGACCAATGTAACTGgttatttcatttcagaaagCATTACATAACCGattgtaatataacattttcATCAGGCCCAAAAACGACTATGGAGACAATTACAGATCCGTGGTATCATCAGAAGACAATTGATTTATCCCATCTCGGCAGCACAGAGTGAAAGTATAAAGAAACACGAACTAATCCAGGTGGTGTATAATGCAATGGGAGATGCGAGTGATCGTTCAGAAGCAGTACGTAACAGAAAAGATGCATTTTTAGAGGCTTATTCAA
Proteins encoded in this region:
- the LOC117317581 gene encoding LOW QUALITY PROTEIN: carbohydrate sulfotransferase 12-like (The sequence of the model RefSeq protein was modified relative to this genomic sequence to represent the inferred CDS: deleted 1 base in 1 codon); protein product: MVKCLLKYLYATCISIILLIELILIKVLLMDRPENNLSKAEIRDGTKVGHVLQSRILEISPHENNSLHPGMIYTARRERMLKACAALGTRSNSTSYVRNNVIIDRPLGIAYCPVEKIASTFWRRTMRIVVGQSRAKSPFAKSVKAFDAFYTLRSLEDSMIDRFMKKSLTFMFVRDPYSRLFSAYVDKLVSPNCDYWKGTGAFGIRLFRNNAKEVDKKCGHDITFREFVKTVIYFEEHEPFSKRNVHFTPTFEHCDPCRYQWHLIGKLETFTSDVFHILDRMSRADIKRSLEINFKAQYLHYTIRDQCNWLFHFRKHYITDCNITFSSGPKTTMETITDPWYHQKTIDLSHLGSTEESIKKHELIQVVYNAMGDASDRSEAVRNRKDAFLEAYSTVDMDDLIKLSKIFRVDCELFGYDCKPDRLFDMRRTVSKQSFFA